The following are encoded together in the Aciduricibacillus chroicocephali genome:
- the ytxJ gene encoding bacillithiol system redox-active protein YtxJ → MSELKELTTTEEFDQVWEKSTEGPIFVFKHSTTCPISANAFDEFQKYANTNGKEEPVYFLKVRESREVSNHIADVTGVKHQSPQLLLIQDKAVKWNDSHSNITIDNIEEAAL, encoded by the coding sequence ATGTCTGAATTGAAAGAACTGACAACAACTGAAGAATTTGATCAAGTGTGGGAGAAGTCCACAGAGGGACCGATTTTCGTTTTTAAGCACAGTACAACTTGCCCTATCAGCGCCAATGCGTTTGATGAGTTTCAAAAGTACGCTAATACAAATGGTAAAGAAGAGCCTGTATACTTCCTTAAAGTGAGAGAGAGCCGGGAAGTATCCAATCATATTGCAGATGTAACTGGTGTGAAACATCAGTCACCCCAGCTGCTTCTGATCCAGGACAAGGCGGTTAAGTGGAATGACTCTCATTCCAATATTACAATTGACAATATTGAAGAAGCTGCACTTTAA